GTCGTCGAGCAGCGGGTCACCGAGCGGCAGCAGGGTGCCCCGCAGCGCATAGCGGGTATCCGGGCTGCCCAGTTGAGCGCGGTAGTGATCGAGTTCGTCGATCACGGCGGTGGTGGAAAGCAGCAGGTTCTGCACCGGCAGACATACGTCGCGTCGTAGCGCTTCGCTGCGGTTAAATTCGAAGACCCCGATTTCGGCTGCGGCCAGATCCAGAAAGTGGTGCCGGACGTGCAGGGTGTCGGTCAGCGGTTGTCCGTCGAGCACGAGCGCGGTCAGGGTGTCTTGCTCGAGGTGCAGTTCAAAGCGGTGGCGGCCCGCGACCTGCCAGACCTCGAGGCGTCCGCTGCGGCGTCCCAGCATCGCAAGCACTTCGGGCAGGGGAAGGTCGTTGAGGTTGCCAAAGATGGCCATGCGTCTCCTTCGAACCGGGA
This window of the Deinobacterium chartae genome carries:
- a CDS encoding DUF4388 domain-containing protein, with the translated sequence MAIFGNLNDLPLPEVLAMLGRRSGRLEVWQVAGRHRFELHLEQDTLTALVLDGQPLTDTLHVRHHFLDLAAAEIGVFEFNRSEALRRDVCLPVQNLLLSTTAVIDELDHYRAQLGSPDTRYALRGTLLPLGDPLLDDFARASAPLLERGASAREVAGQLLLSVDQVQLDLYKLRTLGRVIPLRSTQPSPGREHSPGLIARLLGALGLGVRT